The Corvus hawaiiensis isolate bCorHaw1 chromosome 7, bCorHaw1.pri.cur, whole genome shotgun sequence genome contains a region encoding:
- the LYPD6B gene encoding ly6/PLAUR domain-containing protein 6B isoform X1 encodes MALEYPRKEGISISAVPEHSILLLNPSVDPGLQLEEIWTILWKTLLEVHREQRPEESGFPCAVTGRMVLFRQALAGAVLPFLILSGNWVSAENINFYNVRPPLDPTPFPNSFKCFTCDNAVDNYNCNRWAEDRWCPESTQYCLTVHLFTAHGESTSVTKKCATGEECHLVGCHRHGDSGHTECVSCCEGMICNVEIPTNATNAVFAVLQARRTAGGSRGVPSVALLVAVVTMALS; translated from the exons ATGGCACTGGAATATCCCAGGAAGGAAGGGATTTCAATTTCTGCAGTGCCAGAGCACTCA ATCCTTCTGCTTAATCCTTCTGTAGATCCTGGGCTGCAGCTAGAAGAAATCTGGACCATCCTATGGAAAACACTGTTGGAAGtccacagggagcagag gcctgAAGAGTCTGGATTTCCATGTGCAGTGACAGGCAGGATGGTGTTGTTCCGTCAGGCGCTGGCCGGAGCCGTTCTCCCGTTCCTCATCCTCTCAGGAAATTGGGTTTCAGCTGAGAACATCAACTTCTACAACGTGAGGCCTCCCCTAGACC CCACTCCATTCCCAAACAGCTTCAAGTGCTTCACCTGTGACAACGCAGTGGACAACTACAACTGCAACAGATGGGCTGAGGATAGGTGGTGTCCTGAAA GCACTCAGTACTGCCTGACAGTTCACCTCTTCACGGCCCACGGGGAGAGCACCTCGGTCACCAAGAAATGTGCCACTGGCGAGGAATGTCACCTGGTCGGGTGCCACCGCCATGGGGACAGCGGGCACACG GAATGTGTTTCCTGCTGTGAAGGCATGATCTGCAACGTGGAGATCCCCACCAACGCCACCAACGCGGTGTTTGCTGTCCTGCAGGCCCGCAGGACGGCCGGGGGCAGCCGCGGGGTGCCCAGCGTGGCActgctggtggcagtggtgaCAATGGCACTGTCCTGA
- the LYPD6B gene encoding ly6/PLAUR domain-containing protein 6B isoform X2 produces MVLFRQALAGAVLPFLILSGNWVSAENINFYNVRPPLDPTPFPNSFKCFTCDNAVDNYNCNRWAEDRWCPESTQYCLTVHLFTAHGESTSVTKKCATGEECHLVGCHRHGDSGHTECVSCCEGMICNVEIPTNATNAVFAVLQARRTAGGSRGVPSVALLVAVVTMALS; encoded by the exons ATGGTGTTGTTCCGTCAGGCGCTGGCCGGAGCCGTTCTCCCGTTCCTCATCCTCTCAGGAAATTGGGTTTCAGCTGAGAACATCAACTTCTACAACGTGAGGCCTCCCCTAGACC CCACTCCATTCCCAAACAGCTTCAAGTGCTTCACCTGTGACAACGCAGTGGACAACTACAACTGCAACAGATGGGCTGAGGATAGGTGGTGTCCTGAAA GCACTCAGTACTGCCTGACAGTTCACCTCTTCACGGCCCACGGGGAGAGCACCTCGGTCACCAAGAAATGTGCCACTGGCGAGGAATGTCACCTGGTCGGGTGCCACCGCCATGGGGACAGCGGGCACACG GAATGTGTTTCCTGCTGTGAAGGCATGATCTGCAACGTGGAGATCCCCACCAACGCCACCAACGCGGTGTTTGCTGTCCTGCAGGCCCGCAGGACGGCCGGGGGCAGCCGCGGGGTGCCCAGCGTGGCActgctggtggcagtggtgaCAATGGCACTGTCCTGA